From the Methanooceanicella nereidis genome, one window contains:
- a CDS encoding tryptophan--tRNA ligase → MNEEFKVTPWDVTGKVDYKKLIEDFGTEPIDDELLARWERLTGSIPMMMQRKIFFSHRDLKWLLDRYEAGEKFVLYTGRGPSGHTHLGHLMPWMFTKYLQDAFDAPLYFQMTDDEKFMFKQDLSLKEAKSFTYENTLDIIALGFDPKKTKIFSDVEYIKTLYPIAIEVAKRVTFSTTKAVFGFDNSTNIGLIYFTSMQSAPAFLPSIEAGKNIPVLIPHAIDQDPHFRITRDVAPKIGYYKPASIHCTFLPSLAGSDKMSASKPETTIYTVDEPKVIRKKIMSAFTGGRVSIQEQKEKGGEPGVCAIFQYYYYLFEHDPQKLSEREQKCMRGEIMCGECKQDLADRVVKFLEKHQEKREQARDKIHDFVVSDYSAAYDKLKRPQDKKEVAKLKKTMKQYYSVKEGESIHIKNIKELDENR, encoded by the coding sequence ATGAACGAAGAATTCAAGGTCACGCCGTGGGACGTCACAGGAAAAGTTGACTATAAGAAGCTGATAGAGGATTTCGGCACCGAGCCGATAGACGACGAGCTTCTTGCGAGATGGGAGCGACTGACGGGCAGCATACCCATGATGATGCAGAGGAAGATATTCTTCTCGCACCGCGACCTGAAATGGCTGCTTGACAGGTATGAGGCCGGGGAAAAGTTTGTGCTTTATACGGGCAGAGGCCCTTCGGGACATACGCATTTAGGCCACCTGATGCCCTGGATGTTCACGAAATACCTGCAGGACGCCTTTGACGCGCCGCTATATTTCCAGATGACCGACGACGAGAAGTTCATGTTCAAGCAGGATTTGTCGCTCAAGGAAGCGAAGTCTTTCACTTATGAGAACACGCTTGACATCATCGCGTTAGGGTTTGACCCGAAGAAGACTAAGATATTCTCGGACGTAGAGTACATCAAGACTCTCTATCCTATAGCCATAGAGGTGGCCAAGAGAGTGACCTTCTCGACGACAAAAGCAGTTTTCGGCTTTGACAACAGCACCAACATAGGTCTTATCTATTTCACTTCAATGCAGTCCGCTCCGGCATTCCTGCCGTCGATAGAGGCGGGCAAGAACATACCGGTACTGATACCGCATGCAATTGACCAGGACCCGCATTTCCGCATTACCAGGGACGTAGCGCCGAAGATAGGGTACTACAAGCCCGCTTCGATACACTGCACGTTCCTGCCGAGCCTCGCAGGGTCGGACAAGATGTCAGCGTCAAAGCCCGAGACGACGATATATACTGTCGACGAGCCAAAGGTCATTAGAAAGAAGATCATGAGCGCGTTCACCGGAGGCCGCGTCTCCATACAGGAACAAAAGGAGAAAGGCGGAGAGCCGGGCGTCTGCGCAATATTCCAGTATTACTATTACCTGTTCGAGCATGACCCGCAAAAACTGAGCGAGCGCGAGCAAAAATGCATGCGCGGAGAGATCATGTGCGGCGAATGCAAGCAGGACCTCGCTGACCGCGTTGTAAAGTTCCTGGAGAAGCACCAGGAAAAGCGCGAGCAGGCGAGAGATAAGATCCACGACTTCGTCGTAAGCGACTACAGCGCGGCCTATGATAAGCTAAAGAGGCCGCAGGATAAGAAAGAGGTAGCAAAGCTAAAAAAGACGATGAAGCAATATTATAGTGTTAAAGAGGGAGAGAGCATCCACATCAAGAACATCAAAGAGCTGGATGAGAATCGCTAA